Genomic segment of Candidatus Protochlamydia amoebophila UWE25:
ACTGAACAAGAACTACGAGAAATTAAAGAAAAGTTAATGACTCTTCCATAAGTATTCTGCGGAGATTATCTAGAGGGAAAGAGGGATAAAAAAATTTTATCCCCTTTTTCCCTTTTAAAAATTTACTTAAGAGGAGTGCATCGCATAAAGTGCCTGCCATAATGAAAGATTAGACGTACATCGCCACCTCCTTCTATTAACTCCTCATCTGCAATCGTAATCTCACCATTGCCCGTTTGTGCAAAAATGCGCACAGCTTGTCCCCGTAAAAGTCCAGCGAGACAAATTTCATTCGTTTCAAACCAATAATCGAGATCCTGGATACAAGCTAGATAGGCGTTAAAAACTTCAGGTTGATGGCAAATTTCTTCCTCTATTTTCTCTAATTCATCCTCGGCTTGCTCAATTGCCTTAAAGAACTTGACAGGAGCGTTATATGCTTTCGTAAAGCCATCTGCGCAAAAAAATTGCCGAATCGCTTCACGTTTTTGGTCAAAAGCAGCGCTGAGTTGTTTTGGATTATCTCTATACAGTTGCGCCCAAGTATTTTTCTCTTTTGGGTTAAGATCAGGATTTAAAATGTTCATCAAATTCGGAAATTTCACAGCATTTTTATTTTGCATTTTATTAAAAGTTTTAAAAAAAGCAGATTCCAGATCTTGCACAGCTTTTTGACGTTTTTTCTCAAATGTATTAGACTTTCGTTGATATTCTTTGCCAGAAACTCTAAGTTTACTTGTCAAGACTTTCCCATTTATTCCTTGAGCTCCCCTACCTATGAGTAAATCTAAAATGAGCTTTTCATAGGCTGAACTGACTTCACTCTTTCTTGGATGCATCGGATTATTTAAACACTTTGTTAAATCATCAGCAAAAGACTTACGTGCTACTTCAGATCCACCTGGATAAAAAAAATAACCCGAAGCATTTGGTTCACCAAAAACAGCATGTAAAGCACAGGTGCCATCTCCAAGTGTCTTTTCGATTTGAAAACGATCGTCTTTGTAGGTAAAAATCGATCCTTCAGTCAAAATAGGTATTTCTTTGACAACGGGTAAAGATGGGATCTTTAAAACATCTGATCCGCGGCTTTCCTCATTTTCTATCTCTTTTTTAACATTTCCAGCTTTGGATATTTCGCATATTCTAAATTTGATCTGTTTGCTTTCAACTTGCTTTCGCAGTTTCAACAGTTCAAGCCGGGCAATGAGAGAATCATAAGGCGATACAGCTAAGTCACAAATACGTTTATGAAGAACATCGGCTTTACTCTTAGTCCAATTCAACTGCTTGCTAATAATCTCTTTAAACTCTTTCTTAGTTGTCCCGTGAAATTTTGTTGTGAGTAAACCATCTGCTGCGAGAAAGCCTGCGGCTTGTAGACTTTCTACAATAGTTTGAGATGAGATATTTTTTTTCTTATCATTTATTGCTTCAAAGTCTTCGACTGTGAGCTCCTCTTTTCGATTCACTTCATCCCAGAGAGAGCGATTTGAAGAAGAGTCATCATATACGGCATAGGTATAGGTGAGCTGATTTCTCTTAAAAGCGTCTATGAGGCCTTGTCTTTGTCCGACTTTTTCTAAACAGTTTGGATAACGCTTTTCCAGAGCTTCACAAAGTTGATCGAGCCTTGTCGGTTTTTTAGCTGCTGAATCGCTAAGAAATTCATGCACAAGAGCTAGACTCACACGTATTTGAGAGGCGGCATCCCTTGTCTCTTGTCCAAAGCCTTTTTTGACATGATAAAGAATCACTTCTTGTGTTGTTCCAAAATCTAGCATATATAGAAGATCAAATAACTCAATTTTTTCGACAAGAACTCGATCGCCAATTAAGTAATTGTCAAGAGATGCGTACGAGCGGTTATAAACATCTTCAGCATAGAGACCCTCTCCATTTTTTTTAGCCTCTTTAATTGCTTCATTAGCTGGCCAAGGATGAGTAAGATTTCGACGGTCTCCAGGTTTTAGCAGGCAATCCCGTAATAGTCCACGAAACTCTGTCCGAACCCATCGTAGGTAATCAGGAGAAAGCGAGAGCCACAGACCTCCAACCAGAAAATAGCTTTTTTGGCTTTCTGTAATTCTAATTTCCCCACCAAACATTTTTCGAAGAGAGCTCTTCTCTATTTTCTCCCGTACTTTGAATTCTATCTTGATTTCTTTGAGAATTTTTGCAAAGTCATCAGCATTTTGACATTTTTCTAAACTTGGCACCACTTCACGTAATAGATGCAGTATTTCTTGAGCAGATTTTGCAGAATCCCATTTGCAATCTTTTCGTTTGCGTTGAGGAATCAAATGAGAAACAAGCCGGAAACTGGATGAGGTGGCATAGTCTTTGACTAATCGATGAGCGAAAAAAAGAGGAAGCGATATCCCCTCCTGGAAAGCTTTCCAAATTGATTGATCCATTAACTGCTCAAGAGCTGCCTTTTCTGAAGGGTCTACTGGTTTTAAATACTTCCAAAAAGCAAGATCTATATGATCTTTTTCCTCTTCACCCTTCCCAAGAATTTTTTGTTTTTCTCCTACTTTAACAAGATATGTCTTTTGTCCATGATGAATTTTAGAAAGATGGTCAAGAAGCGAGGGATAATCTGCAAGGGCAAATTGCTTTTGAAAGCGGACAGCTCCTAGTTCAATTTTAACTTGCGTTGCATTTTTTGGAATTTTCTCTCCCTTATTGCAAAAAGACTTGAGGCAGTACAGCGATGCTTGTGGCCGAACGCGTGAAGTCAACTGGGTAATAAATTTATCAAAATAACGAGTGATATGGAGTTCTTCCCCCTCTTTGAAGTCTTTTTCATTTCTTAGAGCATTTCCAACAAGGGGCTGATAGACAACATGATGCACTTTGTTTTCTAAAAGGCGCATGAGAATTGCCTGAGGAAACTCAAATTCTGTCAGATGTGAAATTTCACGCCAGGCATCGCTTGTGGTAAGGGCATAGATATCCTCCTTTTTTTGTTTTTTATTAGAGGTGCTATATATGTGTTGTCGAAAAAGAAAACCGATCATTTCAACTCGAGAAGACTGCATTTTGGATGCTTCACCTCCTAGCTTTAAAAGAGACTGCGCTAATTTTGACAGAGTTGAGATTTGTCTTGTATAGTAAAGAAGACTGAAGCCTTCTCCGACATCTTGTTTTTCTATAACTAGTTCAAAAAGACCCCGGTGTTCAATCTCGTCGCCTATAGATTTGGGAGTAATCCCTTTTTTTTGTAGCCTTGCATTGGCTAGCCTCATGATTTTACAACATAGATGGCTAAGTCTTTTTTGAGGGGTCAAAGTGTGAAGATGCTCATTTTCTTCAGTCGTCAACATCTTTACAATGCGTGTTGTGGATAAGCGTCGTATACTTAAGGGTTGGTGGGGTTCTGTAGGAAGCACAGGAAGAACTTGTGCAGGATTTGCTATAGGATTTACCATATTTCAAACTTTGGTTGTATATGTATGTACAAGCTTGAGAATTTCTATTCTTTCGCTTTCACAAGAGCATCACGATTAATATAGGCAATAGGACTGCTCAATTTTTGAATTGTATAAAGTTGAATACAAGTTGTAAGTGTTAAATTTTGCAAAACTGCTTGCTAGACAGCAAGACTACTAAAGAATTTTTTAAAATTAACGCATTTGCATTTACTTGCCAATAAAATAGAATGACTATTCTTATTAGAAGACAGTTATGTCGCAATAATAAAAAAATTAAGCGGGTTTTTTAATTTTTTTCGTCAATTTGAAATGATTGAAACTTCAAAAACTTATTAACAAAGCATCCAAGCGGCATCTAACAAATTATTTTTTAACTCACCTGAAATTTCTACTAGGTTTTTATTTAGAAATAAGCTTAGCCTAATTCTCAGCTTCTCTTTCAGCTTTTAAGACATTCAAAAATAACTTTGTTTCTGAAATGACAACACTCGAAAGTGCACACAATCCAATTAAATTTGGAAAAGCCATTAATCCGTTGAAAACATCAGAAATTTTCCAAACAATATCTAGTTCTAAAACAGCTCCTGGAATAATCATTAAAGTAAATAAAACTCGATAAATGGGGACAGACTTAATACCAAAAAGATATTCAACACATTTTTCACCGTAATAAGCCCAACCAAGCAACGTTGTAAAAGCAAAAAGGACTAATCCAATTGTTACAATATACCCCCCACCAGTAAAAATAGAGTTAAAGGCTGCAACAGTCATAGAAGCGCCATTAAGCAATTTTCCTTGCTCATCTAGCGAACCAAATACACCGGTCACGCCAAGTACAAGGCCTGTCACGGAGCACATAATAATAGTCGCTAAAAAAGAGCCTGTCATGGAAACTAAGGCTTGGCGACCTGGAAGATCTGTTTTTGCTGCAGCTGCGGCAATTGATGCTGTTCCTAGTCCAGCCTCACTTGTCATTAATCCTCTACTCACCCCGACTCGAAGTGCTAATAGCATTGTTGAACCTAAGAAACCACCAAATGCAGCTTGACCCGTAAACGCATGGGTAATGATAGCAACAATGACATCAAAGATACGATCGTAGTGATACGCCAAAATAATACTTGCTCCCGCAATATAAAAAAGAGCCATGAACGGAACTAATAAACCAGCGACTTTTCCAATACTTTTAATTCCTCCCACAATGGTAAAGCCTGTCAATGCTGCAATAATTAGACCAGACCACCAAGGATTTACATGAAACATCGTACGCATAACATCTGCTACAGAGTTAGCTTGCAACATGTTTCCTCCACCCAAAGCAGCGACTGCTCCAAAAAAAGCAAATGAACAAGCCAACCATTTCCAACCTAAACCCGATTCGATAAAATACATGGGCCCACCACACATTTCTCCATGCTCGTCAGTAACACGATATTTTACCGCTAAAATAGCTTCTGCATATTTCGTCGCCATTCCCAATAAAGCAGTCACCCACATCCAAAAAAGAGCTCCTAGTCCACCGACTGTAATGGCTGTTGCAACACCCGCAATATTTCCAATTCCAATTGTAGCAGCTAAGGCTGTCATCAACGATTGGAAGTGGCTGATATCTCCTTGTCCTTCTGCTTCTGGGTGGGCTTTTTGAGAACCAAAGACTAATCGAAGTGCATAACCTAAATAACGAAATTGTAATCCTCGTAAGGTGATGGTCAAATAAATTCCCAATCCAGTTAAAAGCACGAGAAGAGGAGCCCCCCATATCCAGCTATAAATTATATCTAAACTATTCATGATACTTGTCATTATATTAGCAGGCATTTTATGTATCTCCTAGACCACTGGAATTTTCCCTTTTTTCTTTTTCACGATCCACCACAATTAAAAAATCTTTGGTTTCTTTTTTAATAACTTTAGATAAAGCGATTAAAGCAATTAAATTTGGAATCACCATCAATCCGTTACTGATATCTGCTAAAAACCAAGCAGTCTCCATTTTTAATGCTGCTCCCGGAATAACCATTAAAGCGAATAAGATGCGATAGCTAAAAACCGAACTTTCCCCAAATAAATATTCACAACATTTTTCTCCGTAATAAGACCAGGCAAGAACCGTGGTATACGCAAATAAAACAAGACCGATCGTTACAAGGTATTCACCACCTTGAATGTGAGTATTAAACGCAGCAATCGCTAGAGAAGCTCCATTTAACAGTTGACCCGACTGTGAATAAGAACCAACTAGTTTTGATACAGCGAGGACAAGGCCTGTCATCGTACAAACGATGACAGTCGAAATTAATGCACCAGTCATTGTCACCATTGCCTGACGTCCAGGACTATCTGTCTTGGCTGCTGCTGCAGCTATAGAAGATATTCCAAGTCCTGCTTCATTAGAAAATACACTTCTTGCTACACCCATCTGTAAAGCCAATATCATTGTAGAACCGAGGAAGCCACCAACTGCAGCTTGACCATTTAAAGCACTATGAAAAATCAACATAAATGCATGAGGAATTGAAGAATAATTAACAACTAGAATATAAAGAGCAGCTAAAATGTAAATGATTGCCATTCCAGGGACTAAAACACTTGCAACATTCCCAATACTTTTAACTCCACCAATGATCACAGCTGCTGTTAAAAAACACAATACAACTCCTGTAGTCCAAGGTTCAATATTCCATACATGATTCACAGCTTCAGCAATTGAATTTGTTTGAACAAGATTTCCCGTACTCATGGCTGCAATCATTCCTAAAACAGCGAAAATCCATGCCATCCATTTCCATCCCAAACCTTTTTCAATATATTGCATGGGTCCCCCAGACATTTCTCCTCGGCTATCTTGCTCACGATATTTCACGGCTAGCAAAGACTCTGCATATTTAGTCGCCATACTTAAAAATGCTGTTACCCACATCCAAAAAATAGCTCCTAAACCTCCAATTGTAATCGCTGTCGCCACCCCAACAATTGTTCCTGTTCCAATAGCCCCGGCTAAGGAGGTCATTAAAGCTTGAAAATGGCTAATATCTCCTTGCGAGTCTTGTTTTTGCTTAGCAATGACCTGCTTAAATGCATACCCAAGATAACGAAATTGCACTCCTTTCAAAAGAATAGTTAAATAAGCCCCAGTGCCAAGCAATAGCATGAGCAAAGGCAATCCCCAAATCCAATTTCTAAGTTCGCTTAAGAATTGATCCACTTGTTCCATTATTTACCCATCAAATGAGGTTCCCGATCGTAAATTAGTTAGGATACTAACAAATAATTTAGTCTTTGTAAGTAAGACCTAATTGGTTAGACCCAATATTTTAAAGCTTAGATAATAAGGGTAAGTATAAAAACTGTTTTTAAGCAGCTTGAAATAACCATTTTCTTATTTCCCGCAAAAAAAATTAACGCAAAATTGGGCAAGATCATGGCATTTTCTTGTTTCTTCATCAAGGACATAAATCAATTATGTAGAAATTTAGAATTCTTAGTTTATTTAATAAAACTCATAAACTAATTAGAAAATCAACAACATAACTATATTAAACTTCACCATTTTTTCATAATTACTATTGGTAATTTTGAAAAAATAAACCCAAAACTTCAGTTAGATTGATTCACGAAAATGTCAATCTTTGTTAGACTCCGGACTAATCAGAATAATGGACTAACATGGAACTTCTCCCCTCATATAAAGAATTAAAAAGCCAATTTCCGGCAAGCGCATCTCAAGATAATTTCATTGAAGATTGTCGAGAAACTGTAAAATCTATTTTAAATGGTACTGATAAGCGATTGTTATTGATTGTAGGGCCCTGCTCAATCCATGATTTTCATTCTGCTAAGGAATTTGCATTTAGATTAAAATGCTTAGCAGAATCTCTTTCGTCTCATTTTTTCATTTTAATGCGTGTCTATTGTGAAAAAGCGAGAACAGCAACGGGCTGGAAAGGATTTTTGTATGATCCACTTTTAGACGGTTCCAATCAACTTTTACTCGGAATCAAAAAGACAAGAGAATTGTTGCTAGAGCTTTGCGATTTGCGAATCCCTGCCGCAACCGAATTTTTAGATCCTTTAACCGCTTATTATTATGAAGATTTAATTTCTTGGGGGTCGATTGGAGCGAGAACTTCCTCTTCACAAATCCACAGGCAATTTGCTTCGAATTTGCAAATTCCGATAGGCTTTAAAAATGGAATTGCTGGTAATATTTCAGCTGCTGTTCAAGGAGCCTATGCGGCTTCTCAACCCCATGCTTACATGGCTTTACACGAAAATGGATGGCCAATTGCAACGCAATCTAAAGGAAATCTCGATACTCACATTGTTTTAAGAGGTGGGGAAACAAAAACCAATTTTGACTCTCATTCGATATCTGAAGCGCTTGCAAGGTTATCCCATGCAAACTTGCCAGAAAGAGTGTTGATCGATTGTTCTCATCATAATTCAAATAAAAAACATGAAAAACAACCAATTGTTTTTCAATCCATTATCGATCAAGTACTGGCAGGAAATTCCTTTATTAAAGGTTTAATGATAGAAAGTCACCTTTATGCCGGCAATCAACCTTTTCATTTCAATCCACAAGAGCTTCGTTATGGTGTTTCGATTACGGATTCTTGCTTAGATTGGAATTCAACTCAAACACTCATTGAATGGGGTGCTCATCAATTGCAAGAAAATCTTAATCCGAGTAAGAAGTTATCTTTGTCTTCAGAATCTCTTTTTAGTTCGATGATATGTACAAAGCTAAAAAGTTAAAAAACGCTTTAATAAAAAGCTCCTTAAAAATCTTAATAGCTATCATCTGCTTTCTTTGTCCGACTAGCTGTAGCCTTCAACGATTGAACGTACAAACTCATTATGTAAATCGCGAACAATTAGCAAGTTACCATGTATATACCCCTGATCCTCATAAAGAAAACCCCACGATTGGTCAAACAATTTTAATTCAATGGCACATGCTTAAACAAGATCAAAATTTTCGAGAGTTTTACCTACATCTTGCTATACGATTCCGCAACCGCAGAGAAGAAAATATTTATTTGCAATTAACGAAATCATCGGGAACTTATCTTTATCATTTATTAAATGAAAAATTTTGTTTTTCGGGGGGAATTGCCACCTATAAAATTGATTTGATCGGTGATGAATGCCTTTTAGAAAGCTGGACGCATCCCCTATGGGTAGACTTAATCTCTTTTGATTTTTCCACTGAAAACACAAAAAAAGAACAAGAAACATTTAACAAATCAAAATCAGCAAAATATTAAGTCATTGGCCCAATCATTTTTTTAGGATCCATAATCTGATCAAATTCATCTTCGGTTAAAAAGGCTAAAGCTAGTGCAGCTTCTTTTAATGTTATATTTTCTAAGTATGCTTTTTTTACAATTTGACTTGCACGATCATAACCAATTGCATGATTAAGAGCAGTTGCTAACATTAAGGAACGATTCAGATGTTCTGCAATTCTTGTTTGGTTAGCCTCTATTCCGACAACACATTTTTGGTTAAAATTAGAAATAGCATCGCTCAATAATCGAATAGATTGAATTAAGTTATAAATAATAAGAGGGCGAAAAACATTCAATTCTAGATTGCCTTGCGAACCTGCAAAACCAATGATCCCATCATTCCCCATTACTTGAATGGCAATCATCATTAAGGCTTCACTTTGTGTAGGATTAACTTTTCCTGGCATAATCGATGAGCCTGGTTCATTA
This window contains:
- a CDS encoding alanine/glycine:cation symporter family protein, producing MEQVDQFLSELRNWIWGLPLLMLLLGTGAYLTILLKGVQFRYLGYAFKQVIAKQKQDSQGDISHFQALMTSLAGAIGTGTIVGVATAITIGGLGAIFWMWVTAFLSMATKYAESLLAVKYREQDSRGEMSGGPMQYIEKGLGWKWMAWIFAVLGMIAAMSTGNLVQTNSIAEAVNHVWNIEPWTTGVVLCFLTAAVIIGGVKSIGNVASVLVPGMAIIYILAALYILVVNYSSIPHAFMLIFHSALNGQAAVGGFLGSTMILALQMGVARSVFSNEAGLGISSIAAAAAKTDSPGRQAMVTMTGALISTVIVCTMTGLVLAVSKLVGSYSQSGQLLNGASLAIAAFNTHIQGGEYLVTIGLVLFAYTTVLAWSYYGEKCCEYLFGESSVFSYRILFALMVIPGAALKMETAWFLADISNGLMVIPNLIALIALSKVIKKETKDFLIVVDREKEKRENSSGLGDT
- a CDS encoding 3-deoxy-7-phosphoheptulonate synthase, coding for MELLPSYKELKSQFPASASQDNFIEDCRETVKSILNGTDKRLLLIVGPCSIHDFHSAKEFAFRLKCLAESLSSHFFILMRVYCEKARTATGWKGFLYDPLLDGSNQLLLGIKKTRELLLELCDLRIPAATEFLDPLTAYYYEDLISWGSIGARTSSSQIHRQFASNLQIPIGFKNGIAGNISAAVQGAYAASQPHAYMALHENGWPIATQSKGNLDTHIVLRGGETKTNFDSHSISEALARLSHANLPERVLIDCSHHNSNKKHEKQPIVFQSIIDQVLAGNSFIKGLMIESHLYAGNQPFHFNPQELRYGVSITDSCLDWNSTQTLIEWGAHQLQENLNPSKKLSLSSESLFSSMICTKLKS
- a CDS encoding alanine/glycine:cation symporter family protein, with protein sequence MPANIMTSIMNSLDIIYSWIWGAPLLVLLTGLGIYLTITLRGLQFRYLGYALRLVFGSQKAHPEAEGQGDISHFQSLMTALAATIGIGNIAGVATAITVGGLGALFWMWVTALLGMATKYAEAILAVKYRVTDEHGEMCGGPMYFIESGLGWKWLACSFAFFGAVAALGGGNMLQANSVADVMRTMFHVNPWWSGLIIAALTGFTIVGGIKSIGKVAGLLVPFMALFYIAGASIILAYHYDRIFDVIVAIITHAFTGQAAFGGFLGSTMLLALRVGVSRGLMTSEAGLGTASIAAAAAKTDLPGRQALVSMTGSFLATIIMCSVTGLVLGVTGVFGSLDEQGKLLNGASMTVAAFNSIFTGGGYIVTIGLVLFAFTTLLGWAYYGEKCVEYLFGIKSVPIYRVLFTLMIIPGAVLELDIVWKISDVFNGLMAFPNLIGLCALSSVVISETKLFLNVLKAEREAEN